The following coding sequences are from one Mycobacterium bourgelatii window:
- a CDS encoding ABC transporter ATP-binding protein translates to MSGNHSPAAIDVRGLTKNFGAVRALDGLDLTVREGEVHGFLGPNGSGKSTTIRVLLGVVKADGGTARLLGGDPWTDAVRLHREIAYVPGDVTLWPNFTGGETIDLLARMRGGIDEARRAELVERFKFDPHKKVRAYSKGNRQKVSLISAFSSRARLLLLDEPTSGLDPLMEKVFQQCVREARDRGVTVLLSSHILAETEALCERVTIIQAGKTVESGSLESMRHLSRTSITAEVINVPTDLSRIKGVEDVSVEGTTVRAQVDSESLGELIRVLGDAGVRSLVSQPPTLEELFLRHYNVNGERAEVPSR, encoded by the coding sequence ATGTCAGGTAACCATTCCCCAGCAGCCATCGATGTTCGCGGTCTTACCAAGAACTTCGGTGCCGTTCGGGCGCTTGACGGCCTCGACTTGACCGTGCGGGAAGGCGAAGTGCACGGCTTTCTCGGCCCCAACGGCTCCGGCAAGTCGACCACCATTCGCGTCCTGTTGGGCGTTGTGAAGGCCGACGGCGGAACCGCGCGCCTGCTCGGCGGCGACCCGTGGACCGATGCGGTGCGACTACATCGTGAAATCGCCTATGTGCCAGGTGATGTCACGTTATGGCCGAATTTCACCGGCGGCGAGACCATCGATCTGCTGGCCCGCATGCGCGGCGGCATCGACGAGGCGCGCCGCGCGGAGTTGGTCGAGCGCTTCAAGTTCGACCCGCACAAGAAGGTACGGGCCTACTCCAAAGGCAACCGCCAGAAGGTGTCCCTCATCTCGGCCTTCTCGTCGCGGGCCCGGCTGCTGTTGCTGGACGAGCCCACCAGCGGCTTGGACCCATTGATGGAGAAAGTATTTCAGCAATGTGTGCGTGAAGCACGCGACCGCGGAGTCACCGTTCTGCTGTCCAGCCACATCCTGGCCGAAACCGAGGCGCTGTGCGAACGGGTCACCATCATCCAAGCCGGCAAGACCGTGGAGAGCGGTTCGCTGGAATCGATGCGCCACCTCAGCCGCACCTCGATAACGGCCGAAGTGATCAATGTGCCAACCGATCTCAGCCGCATCAAGGGCGTCGAGGACGTCAGCGTGGAGGGCACCACGGTGCGGGCACAGGTTGACAGCGAAAGCCTCGGCGAGCTCATCCGGGTGCTCGGTGACGCGGGTGTGCGCAGCCTGGTCAGTCAGCCGCCCACCCTCGAGGAGCTCTTCCTTCGCCACTACAACGTCAACGGCGAGCGCGCGGAGGTGCCGTCCCGATGA
- a CDS encoding DUF3117 domain-containing protein: MAAMKPRTGDGPLEATKEGRGIVMRVPLEGGGRLVVELTPDEAAALGDELKGVTS, translated from the coding sequence ATGGCGGCGATGAAGCCCCGGACCGGCGACGGTCCTCTGGAAGCAACCAAGGAGGGGCGCGGCATCGTGATGCGGGTACCACTCGAAGGTGGTGGACGTCTGGTTGTCGAGTTGACTCCTGACGAGGCCGCCGCACTCGGTGATGAGCTAAAAGGCGTCACCAGCTAG
- the rseA gene encoding anti-sigma E factor RseA, producing the protein MVERGHVFRRAFSWLPSQFASQSDAPVGAPRKFRSTEHLSIEAIAAFVDGELRMNAHLRAAHHLSLCPQCAAEVEDHTRARDALRDSHPIRIPSTLLGLLSEIPHSPIDEAPPIAGQFTERDARDERKRR; encoded by the coding sequence ATGGTCGAACGGGGACATGTGTTTCGGCGCGCGTTCTCGTGGCTTCCTTCCCAGTTCGCCTCCCAGAGCGATGCGCCGGTAGGGGCGCCCCGCAAATTCCGCTCGACCGAGCACCTGTCCATCGAGGCCATCGCCGCCTTTGTCGACGGCGAGTTGCGGATGAATGCACACCTGCGCGCCGCCCATCACCTCTCGCTGTGTCCGCAGTGCGCGGCCGAGGTCGAGGATCACACGCGCGCACGCGACGCGCTGCGCGACTCGCACCCGATTCGTATTCCGAGCACGCTGCTCGGTCTTCTGTCAGAGATTCCGCACTCACCGATCGATGAAGCGCCACCGATCGCCGGCCAGTTCACCGAGCGCGACGCTCGTGACGAGCGGAAACGTCGCTAG
- a CDS encoding TetR/AcrR family transcriptional regulator: MRSVDLTATARIRDAAIDQFGQHGFGVGLRTIAEAAGVSPALVIHHFGSKDGLRKACDDYIAEEIRSEKSATIQSNDPATWLAALAEIESYAPMMAYLVRSMQSGGELATMFWQRMIDNTHQYMQEGVAAGTIKPSRDPQARARFLALANGGSFLLYLQMHETPTDLRAVLRDYARDMVLPALELYTDGLMVDRTMYEAFLQQDDPLAGTGESHVR; encoded by the coding sequence ATGCGTTCAGTCGACTTGACCGCTACCGCCCGAATCCGTGATGCGGCCATCGACCAATTCGGCCAGCACGGCTTTGGCGTCGGACTGCGCACCATCGCCGAGGCGGCCGGAGTGAGCCCCGCGCTGGTTATCCATCACTTCGGCTCCAAGGACGGCTTACGCAAAGCGTGCGACGATTACATCGCCGAAGAGATCCGCAGCGAGAAGTCCGCCACGATTCAGTCCAACGACCCCGCAACCTGGTTGGCCGCACTGGCGGAGATCGAGTCCTACGCGCCAATGATGGCCTACCTGGTGCGCAGCATGCAGTCCGGCGGCGAACTGGCAACCATGTTCTGGCAGCGCATGATTGACAACACACATCAATACATGCAGGAGGGCGTGGCGGCCGGCACCATCAAGCCCAGCCGTGACCCTCAGGCCAGGGCCAGGTTTCTGGCCCTGGCCAATGGCGGAAGCTTTCTGCTGTATCTGCAGATGCATGAAACGCCAACGGATTTGCGTGCGGTGCTGCGCGACTACGCACGCGACATGGTGTTGCCGGCCCTCGAGCTCTACACCGACGGGCTGATGGTTGATCGCACGATGTATGAGGCCTTTTTGCAACAGGACGATCCCTTAGCAGGGACAGGAGAATCGCATGTCAGGTAA
- the glgA gene encoding glycogen synthase, with amino-acid sequence MRVAMMTREYPPEVYGGAGVHVTELVSQLRRLCAVDVHCMGAPRPGAFAYQPDPRLRNANAALSTLSSDLVMANAASAATVVHSHTWYTGMAGHLAKLLHGIPHVLTAHSLEPKRPWKAEQLGGGYRISTWVESTAVLAADAIIAVSSGMREDMLRVYLALDPAAVHVIRNGIDTDVWYPGGPVRTGSVLTELGVDPHRPIVAFVGRITRQKGVSHLVAAAHDFDPDIQLLLCAGAPDTPEIAEQVDSAVSELARSRTGVFWVRDMLPIGKLREILSAATVFVCPSIYEPLGIVNLEAMACGTAVVASDVGGIPEVVSDGITGTLVHYDPDDPHKYEAGLAEAVNALVADPARAGRYGQAGRQRCIEEFSWGQIAEQTLEIYRKVCA; translated from the coding sequence GTGCGCGTCGCGATGATGACTCGGGAGTACCCACCCGAGGTGTATGGGGGAGCCGGGGTGCATGTCACCGAATTGGTTTCGCAGCTGCGCAGGCTGTGTGCGGTAGACGTGCACTGCATGGGCGCGCCCAGGCCCGGCGCCTTCGCCTACCAGCCCGACCCACGGCTGCGCAATGCGAACGCGGCGCTGTCCACCCTGTCGTCGGACCTGGTCATGGCCAACGCCGCCAGCGCCGCCACCGTCGTGCATTCCCACACCTGGTACACCGGGATGGCGGGTCATCTGGCCAAGTTGCTGCACGGCATCCCGCATGTTCTGACCGCGCACTCGCTGGAACCGAAGCGACCGTGGAAGGCCGAGCAGCTCGGCGGCGGCTACCGGATCTCGACGTGGGTCGAAAGCACCGCCGTGCTGGCGGCCGACGCAATAATCGCCGTCAGCTCCGGCATGCGTGAGGACATGTTGCGGGTCTACCTCGCCCTGGATCCGGCCGCGGTCCACGTGATCCGCAACGGCATCGACACCGACGTGTGGTACCCCGGTGGACCCGTGCGCACCGGGTCGGTGCTGACCGAGCTAGGAGTGGACCCGCACCGGCCGATCGTCGCGTTCGTCGGGCGCATCACCCGGCAAAAGGGCGTCTCCCACTTGGTGGCGGCCGCCCACGATTTCGACCCCGACATTCAGTTGCTGCTGTGCGCCGGCGCGCCCGACACCCCCGAGATCGCCGAGCAGGTCGACTCGGCGGTCTCCGAACTCGCGCGTAGCCGCACCGGGGTTTTCTGGGTAAGGGACATGCTGCCGATCGGCAAGTTGCGGGAAATTCTGTCGGCGGCAACGGTTTTCGTGTGCCCGTCGATCTACGAACCGTTGGGGATCGTGAACCTCGAGGCGATGGCATGCGGAACCGCGGTGGTGGCCTCGGACGTGGGCGGCATACCCGAGGTCGTTTCCGACGGCATCACCGGGACGCTGGTGCATTACGACCCCGACGACCCGCACAAATATGAGGCCGGACTCGCCGAGGCCGTCAACGCGCTGGTCGCCGACCCGGCCAGAGCGGGGAGATACGGCCAGGCGGGGCGTCAGCGCTGTATCGAGGAATTCTCCTGGGGCCAGATCGCCGAGCAGACGCTAGAGATCTACCGGAAGGTATGCGCGTAA
- the sigE gene encoding RNA polymerase sigma factor SigE codes for MDRGGRWAGNTDWQCRVAEIDEMPTLDHKAKPEEFIITTLSPTTMSHPQEFRDDEWVEPADGLQGTAIFDATGDKSTMPSWDELVRQHADRVYRLAYRLSGNQQDAEDLTQETFIRVFRSVQNYQPGTFEGWLHRITTNLFLDMVRRRARIRMEALPEDYDRVPADDPDPEQIYHDSRLGPDLQAALDSLPPEFRAAVVLCDIEGLSYEEIGATLGVKLGTVRSRIHRGRQALRDYLAAHPEHSEFARPTVKVG; via the coding sequence ATGGATCGCGGAGGACGCTGGGCCGGGAATACGGATTGGCAGTGTCGCGTTGCCGAAATTGACGAAATGCCAACCCTTGACCACAAGGCGAAGCCGGAGGAATTCATCATCACCACCTTGAGCCCGACCACTATGTCTCACCCACAAGAGTTTCGGGACGACGAGTGGGTGGAGCCCGCTGACGGACTGCAGGGCACCGCGATTTTCGACGCGACCGGGGACAAGTCGACGATGCCGTCGTGGGATGAACTAGTACGGCAGCACGCGGACCGGGTGTACCGGCTGGCGTACCGGCTGTCCGGCAACCAGCAGGACGCTGAGGACCTGACCCAAGAGACCTTCATCCGGGTGTTCCGGTCCGTCCAGAATTACCAGCCCGGAACGTTCGAAGGCTGGCTGCACCGGATCACCACCAACCTGTTCCTCGACATGGTGCGCCGGCGCGCGCGTATCCGGATGGAAGCGCTGCCCGAGGACTACGACCGGGTGCCCGCCGATGACCCGGACCCCGAGCAGATCTACCACGACTCGCGCCTCGGTCCGGACTTGCAGGCGGCGTTGGATTCACTGCCGCCGGAGTTTCGTGCCGCGGTCGTGTTGTGTGACATCGAAGGTCTGTCCTACGAAGAGATCGGGGCCACCTTGGGCGTCAAGCTTGGCACCGTGCGCAGCCGTATCCACCGTGGCCGCCAGGCTCTGCGCGACTACCTCGCCGCTCACCCCGAGCACAGCGAGTTCGCCCGGCCGACGGTAAAGGTCGGTTAA
- a CDS encoding O-methyltransferase: MASSDDNQGDDTQGQETPTRSPSRAEAISAHAEGSISEDAVLASARERAVDIGAGAVTPAVGALLSLLAKLSGGKAVAEVGTGAGVSGLWLLSGMREDGVLTTIDIEPEYIRLAKQAFLEAGVGPSRTRLISGRAQEVLTRLADESYDLVFIDGDPIDQPEYVVQAVRLLRSGGVVVVHRAALGGRAGDPSARDADVLAVREAARLIAEDERLTPALVPLGDGVLAAVRD; encoded by the coding sequence ATGGCCAGCAGCGACGACAACCAGGGCGACGACACTCAGGGCCAGGAAACGCCCACCCGGTCCCCTAGTCGAGCCGAGGCGATCTCCGCGCACGCCGAAGGGTCGATTTCTGAGGACGCGGTCCTGGCGAGCGCCCGCGAACGCGCCGTCGACATCGGGGCCGGGGCGGTGACGCCCGCGGTGGGCGCCCTGCTCAGCCTGCTGGCCAAGCTCAGCGGCGGCAAGGCCGTCGCCGAGGTGGGCACCGGCGCGGGCGTCAGCGGACTGTGGTTGCTCTCCGGCATGCGCGAAGACGGCGTCTTGACCACCATCGATATCGAGCCCGAGTACATCCGGCTGGCCAAGCAGGCGTTCCTCGAGGCGGGCGTAGGCCCGTCGCGCACACGCTTGATCAGCGGCCGCGCCCAGGAGGTGCTGACCAGGCTGGCCGACGAGTCATACGACCTGGTGTTCATCGACGGCGATCCCATCGATCAGCCGGAGTACGTCGTGCAGGCCGTTCGCCTGTTGCGCTCGGGCGGAGTCGTCGTGGTGCACCGGGCCGCCCTGGGTGGGCGGGCCGGCGACCCGTCGGCTCGCGACGCTGACGTTCTTGCCGTCCGCGAAGCGGCGCGGCTCATCGCGGAGGACGAGCGGCTGACCCCGGCGTTGGTGCCGTTGGGTGACGGCGTGCTGGCCGCGGTCCGCGACTAG
- the glgC gene encoding glucose-1-phosphate adenylyltransferase has product MREVPHVLGIVLAGGEGKRLYPLTADRAKPAVPFGGAYRLIDFVLSNLVNARYLRICVLTQYKSHSLDRHISQNWRLSGLAGEYITPVPAQQRLGPRWYTGSADAIYQSLNLIYDEDPDYIVVFGADHVYRMDPEQMVRFHIDSGAGATVAGIRVPRANASAFGCIDADESGRIRNFIEKPLDPPGTPDDPDSTFVSMGNYIFTTKVLIDAIRADADDDHSDHDMGGDIIPRLVEDGQAAVYDFSDNEVPGATDRDRGYWRDVGTLDAFYDAHMDLVSVHPVFNLYNKRWPIRGESENLAPAKFVNGGSAQESVVGAGSIISAASVRNSVLSSNVVVNDGAIVEGSVLMPGVRVGRGAVVRHAILDKNVVVGPGEMVGVDLEKDRERFAISAGGVVAVGKGVWI; this is encoded by the coding sequence ATGAGGGAAGTGCCACACGTGCTGGGTATCGTCCTGGCCGGCGGTGAGGGCAAGCGGCTCTACCCGTTGACGGCGGACCGGGCCAAGCCCGCCGTCCCCTTTGGTGGCGCATATCGGCTGATCGACTTCGTGCTCTCCAACCTCGTCAACGCCCGGTACCTCAGGATCTGTGTTCTGACCCAATACAAGTCGCACTCGCTCGACCGCCACATCTCGCAGAATTGGCGGCTGTCGGGCTTGGCCGGTGAGTACATCACCCCGGTGCCTGCCCAGCAGCGTCTCGGTCCGCGCTGGTACACCGGCTCCGCCGATGCGATTTACCAATCGCTCAACCTGATCTACGACGAAGACCCGGATTACATCGTGGTTTTCGGCGCCGACCACGTGTACCGCATGGATCCCGAGCAGATGGTCCGGTTCCATATCGACAGCGGGGCCGGTGCCACCGTGGCCGGCATCCGGGTTCCGCGCGCTAACGCGAGCGCATTCGGTTGCATCGACGCCGATGAGTCCGGCCGCATCCGCAACTTCATCGAGAAGCCGCTGGACCCGCCCGGAACGCCCGACGACCCGGACAGCACCTTCGTCTCGATGGGCAATTACATCTTCACCACCAAGGTGCTCATCGATGCGATCCGCGCCGACGCCGACGACGACCATTCCGATCACGACATGGGCGGCGACATCATCCCCAGGTTGGTGGAGGACGGCCAGGCCGCGGTCTACGACTTCAGCGACAACGAAGTGCCCGGCGCCACCGATCGGGACCGGGGCTACTGGCGCGACGTCGGGACCCTCGATGCTTTCTACGACGCCCACATGGACCTGGTGTCGGTGCACCCGGTGTTCAACCTGTACAACAAGCGCTGGCCGATCCGCGGCGAGTCGGAGAACCTCGCACCAGCCAAGTTCGTCAACGGCGGCTCTGCTCAGGAGTCGGTCGTCGGGGCCGGGAGCATCATTTCGGCGGCCTCGGTGCGCAATTCGGTGCTGTCATCGAACGTCGTGGTCAACGACGGCGCGATTGTCGAGGGCAGCGTGCTCATGCCGGGCGTGCGGGTGGGCCGCGGCGCGGTGGTGCGCCACGCGATCCTGGACAAGAACGTAGTCGTCGGGCCCGGTGAGATGGTCGGGGTGGATCTGGAAAAGGACCGGGAGCGGTTCGCGATCAGCGCGGGCGGCGTCGTCGCCGTCGGCAAGGGCGTCTGGATCTAG
- a CDS encoding CocE/NonD family hydrolase, whose amino-acid sequence MARDPAPALDRPWRRPGAFRYALERIRGIAKPPVTVTDPPTDIVVERDVEVPTRDGTLLRINVFRKPELGPRPVIVSIHPYGKDNLPTRRRKRWTYSPQYRMLRQPKPLTFSALTGWEAPDPAWWLPHGFVVVNADLRGCGRSDGTGDLMSRQEAEDTYDLVQWAAEQSWSDGWVVMLGVSYLAISQYAVAALQPPALRAICPWEGFTDAYRDLLFPGGVREFGFTRMWARNVRRATRQSHDLAQMQEEHPLRDEYWQSVVPDLSAIEVPMLVCGSFSDNNLHSRGSMRAFTRSGSKHARLYTHRGGKWESFYSDDARAEQLRFFRNVLDGTGVSDDGGPASDSASRSVRLEVRENRGTIAEVREETEWPLARTRWCPLYLAGAGLLTPERPTISGSITFETHSRAAAFNWTVPDDIELTGPMAARLWVQLDGCDDAHLFVGVEKWRAGEFVGFEGSYGYGRDRVTTGWQRVVLRELDPELSRPWEPVPACTRIAPVKSGEVVAVDVALGPSATLFRAGEQLRLVVAGRWLSPRNPLTGQFPAAYPDPPRGLVTLRWGPRYDAHLLTPQIPR is encoded by the coding sequence GTGGCCCGAGATCCGGCACCCGCACTGGACCGACCGTGGCGGCGCCCCGGCGCCTTCCGGTATGCGCTCGAACGGATCCGCGGGATTGCCAAACCACCCGTCACGGTGACCGACCCCCCAACCGACATCGTCGTCGAACGCGACGTCGAGGTGCCCACCCGCGACGGAACACTATTGCGAATCAACGTCTTTCGGAAGCCTGAACTCGGTCCGCGGCCGGTCATCGTGAGCATCCACCCGTACGGAAAGGACAACCTGCCCACCCGCAGGCGCAAGCGGTGGACGTACTCGCCGCAGTACCGGATGCTGCGCCAGCCCAAGCCCCTGACCTTCTCGGCCCTCACCGGATGGGAGGCCCCCGATCCGGCCTGGTGGCTCCCGCACGGATTCGTCGTCGTCAACGCCGACTTACGCGGTTGCGGCCGTTCGGACGGCACCGGCGATCTGATGTCACGCCAGGAAGCCGAGGACACCTACGACCTGGTGCAGTGGGCGGCCGAGCAATCGTGGAGCGACGGCTGGGTCGTCATGCTCGGGGTGTCGTACCTGGCCATCAGCCAGTACGCGGTGGCCGCGCTGCAACCGCCGGCGTTGCGGGCGATCTGCCCGTGGGAGGGGTTCACCGACGCCTATCGCGACCTGCTGTTTCCCGGTGGCGTTCGGGAGTTCGGCTTCACCCGGATGTGGGCACGCAACGTGCGTCGCGCCACCCGGCAAAGCCACGACTTAGCGCAAATGCAGGAGGAACATCCGCTGCGGGACGAGTACTGGCAGTCGGTGGTACCGGACCTTTCCGCCATCGAAGTGCCGATGCTGGTCTGCGGCAGCTTCTCGGACAACAACCTGCACAGTCGGGGTTCGATGCGGGCATTCACCCGGTCCGGCTCCAAGCACGCCCGGCTCTACACCCATCGCGGCGGGAAATGGGAGTCGTTCTATTCCGACGACGCGCGGGCCGAGCAGCTGCGGTTCTTTCGAAATGTGTTGGACGGCACCGGTGTATCGGACGACGGCGGGCCCGCTTCGGACAGCGCTTCCCGCAGTGTGCGCCTTGAGGTGCGGGAAAACCGCGGCACCATTGCCGAGGTGCGCGAGGAGACCGAATGGCCGCTGGCGCGCACCCGTTGGTGTCCCCTGTATTTAGCCGGCGCCGGCCTGTTAACGCCCGAGCGGCCGACCATATCCGGCAGCATCACGTTCGAAACCCACTCTCGGGCGGCGGCTTTCAACTGGACGGTGCCCGACGACATTGAATTGACCGGGCCGATGGCGGCACGTCTTTGGGTGCAGCTGGACGGCTGCGACGATGCGCACCTGTTCGTGGGTGTGGAGAAGTGGCGCGCTGGGGAGTTCGTCGGGTTCGAAGGGTCCTACGGTTACGGCCGCGACCGGGTCACCACGGGATGGCAGCGAGTGGTGTTGCGCGAACTCGACCCCGAGCTGTCGCGTCCGTGGGAGCCGGTGCCGGCCTGCACCAGGATTGCGCCGGTCAAGTCCGGCGAAGTCGTCGCGGTAGATGTGGCGCTTGGGCCGTCGGCGACGCTGTTTCGCGCCGGTGAGCAGCTTCGGCTCGTCGTCGCCGGACGCTGGTTGTCGCCGCGCAACCCGTTGACCGGTCAGTTCCCGGCGGCCTACCCCGACCCGCCGCGCGGCCTGGTGACGCTGCGCTGGGGGCCGCGCTACGACGCACACCTGCTGACCCCACAGATCCCTCGGTGA
- a CDS encoding DNA-3-methyladenine glycosylase I, translated as MSAASELDLVRCSWAESLREGPDAELYRKYHDEEWGRPLRDGTALFERMCLEAFQSGLSWLIILRKRENFRRAFAGFDIEQVARFGDGDVERLLGDAGIVRNRAKIEATIANARAAVELGSPEDLSELLWSFAPPPRPRFAEFSEIPATSPESKAMAKELKRRGFRFVGPTTAYALMQATGMVDDHVLACWVPSTH; from the coding sequence ATGAGCGCCGCTTCCGAGCTGGACCTGGTGCGGTGCTCCTGGGCGGAGTCGTTGCGTGAGGGCCCTGACGCCGAGTTGTACCGCAAATACCACGACGAGGAGTGGGGTCGACCGCTGCGGGACGGCACTGCGCTTTTCGAACGGATGTGCCTGGAAGCGTTTCAGAGCGGCCTGTCCTGGTTGATCATCCTGCGCAAGCGGGAGAACTTCCGACGCGCCTTCGCTGGGTTCGACATCGAGCAGGTCGCGCGTTTCGGCGACGGCGACGTCGAGCGCTTGCTTGGCGACGCGGGAATCGTGCGCAACCGGGCAAAGATCGAGGCCACGATCGCCAACGCGCGAGCGGCCGTGGAGCTGGGCTCACCGGAGGACCTGTCGGAGCTGCTGTGGTCCTTCGCGCCGCCGCCGCGGCCCAGGTTTGCCGAGTTCTCGGAGATCCCCGCTACCAGCCCCGAGTCCAAGGCCATGGCCAAGGAGCTGAAGCGTCGCGGTTTCCGGTTCGTCGGACCCACCACCGCCTACGCGTTGATGCAGGCTACCGGCATGGTTGATGACCATGTGCTGGCTTGCTGGGTGCCATCTACACACTGA
- a CDS encoding ABC transporter permease, translating into MSTALLDRPPEFHVSKWNSDFVGTLRLLRLYLRRDRVVLPLWVLLLSAPLATVYVGSVESVYPTHADRASLVASIMASPAQRALYGQIYNDTLGSVSLWKASMFHALIAVAVILTVIRHTRADEESGRAELIDSTAVGRYASLTAALLLCFGASMATGAIGAAGLLTTAVPASGSLAFGAALAGSGLVFTAVAAVAAQLSPSARVARGFAFAALGTAFTLRAIGDAGSGGLSWFSPLGWSLLVKPYAGDHWWVLTLHLATTAVLTATAYWLLAGRDVGAGLIAERAGPGSAGPALSNVFGLAWRLDRGALLVWTVGLALYGLLIGSVVHGIGDALGNSTAARDIVARMGGTGAMEEAFITVGFGMLGMIAAAFAISLTLRLHQDETALRGETVLAGAVSRTRWLASHLAIALGGSAAAILISGLAAGLAYGTAAGDVGGKLPGVLGTAAVQLPAVWLLAAVTIALFGIAPRFTPVAWGVLVGFVALYLLGSLAGSPQWLLNLEPFAHTPRVGSDFTAVPLLWLLGIDAVLITLGATAFRRRDLRC; encoded by the coding sequence ATGAGTACCGCACTGCTAGATCGTCCGCCTGAATTTCATGTGTCGAAATGGAATTCGGATTTCGTCGGCACGCTGCGGTTGCTCCGCCTATATCTGCGCCGCGACCGGGTGGTGCTGCCGCTCTGGGTATTGCTGCTGTCGGCGCCGCTGGCCACCGTCTACGTCGGCAGCGTCGAGAGTGTCTACCCCACCCACGCCGATCGGGCCAGTTTGGTGGCCTCGATCATGGCAAGTCCCGCCCAGCGCGCGCTGTACGGCCAGATCTACAACGACACCCTGGGCTCGGTCAGCCTGTGGAAAGCGAGCATGTTTCACGCGCTCATCGCGGTGGCCGTGATCCTCACCGTGATTCGCCACACCCGCGCCGACGAAGAGAGCGGACGGGCCGAGCTGATCGACTCGACCGCGGTCGGCAGGTACGCCAGCCTCACCGCGGCGTTACTGCTGTGCTTCGGCGCCTCGATGGCCACCGGCGCGATCGGCGCGGCCGGGCTGCTCACCACGGCCGTTCCGGCGAGCGGATCGTTGGCCTTCGGCGCGGCGCTGGCCGGCTCCGGGTTGGTCTTCACCGCTGTGGCCGCCGTCGCCGCCCAGCTGTCCCCCAGCGCCCGCGTAGCCCGCGGCTTCGCGTTCGCGGCGCTGGGCACGGCGTTCACGTTGCGCGCGATTGGTGACGCCGGCTCCGGTGGGCTCTCGTGGTTTTCGCCGTTGGGCTGGTCGCTACTGGTCAAGCCCTACGCGGGTGACCACTGGTGGGTGCTGACGCTGCATTTGGCCACCACGGCCGTACTCACCGCGACGGCCTATTGGTTGCTGGCGGGCCGCGATGTCGGCGCCGGACTGATCGCCGAGCGCGCCGGCCCCGGCTCGGCCGGACCGGCCCTGAGCAACGTCTTCGGGCTGGCGTGGCGGCTGGACCGCGGCGCGCTCTTGGTGTGGACGGTGGGACTCGCCCTGTACGGCCTGTTGATCGGCAGCGTGGTGCACGGCATCGGTGACGCGCTGGGTAACAGTACGGCCGCGCGCGACATCGTCGCGCGGATGGGCGGAACCGGCGCGATGGAGGAAGCCTTCATCACGGTTGGGTTCGGGATGTTGGGCATGATCGCGGCAGCGTTCGCCATCTCGCTGACACTGCGCCTGCACCAGGACGAGACCGCGCTACGCGGCGAAACCGTGCTCGCCGGTGCGGTGTCCCGGACACGATGGCTGGCAAGCCATTTGGCGATTGCACTCGGGGGATCGGCGGCCGCGATCCTGATTTCCGGTTTGGCCGCCGGCCTGGCCTACGGAACGGCCGCCGGTGACGTCGGCGGGAAACTGCCCGGCGTGCTGGGCACTGCGGCGGTCCAACTGCCCGCCGTCTGGCTGCTCGCCGCGGTGACCATCGCGCTGTTTGGAATTGCGCCGCGGTTTACGCCGGTGGCGTGGGGCGTGTTGGTCGGCTTCGTCGCGCTGTATCTGCTCGGTTCCTTGGCGGGATCACCGCAATGGCTGCTGAATCTGGAACCGTTCGCGCACACCCCCCGTGTCGGCAGCGACTTCACCGCCGTACCGCTGCTGTGGCTGCTGGGCATCGATGCGGTGCTGATCACGCTGGGGGCCACGGCTTTTCGCCGCCGCGACCTGCGCTGCTAG
- a CDS encoding DivIVA domain-containing protein translates to MALVLVYLVVLVLVALVLFGAAVLLFGRGEQLPPLPRATTATVLPAYGVTGADVDAVKFTQVLRGYKTSEVDWVLDRLGREIEVLRGQLAATRASPSPPVEDKSEDKSEDESEEPELAEGEAVVQERSGPT, encoded by the coding sequence GTGGCGTTGGTCTTGGTGTACCTGGTGGTACTGGTCCTGGTGGCACTCGTGTTGTTCGGCGCGGCCGTGCTGCTGTTCGGTCGTGGTGAGCAGTTGCCGCCCCTGCCGCGGGCGACGACGGCGACGGTCCTGCCCGCGTACGGGGTCACCGGCGCCGACGTCGACGCGGTCAAATTCACCCAGGTGCTGCGCGGCTACAAGACGAGCGAGGTCGACTGGGTGTTGGACCGCCTCGGCCGAGAAATCGAGGTGCTGCGCGGCCAACTGGCGGCAACTCGCGCATCTCCCAGTCCGCCGGTCGAGGACAAATCCGAGGACAAATCCGAGGACGAATCCGAGGAGCCGGAGCTCGCGGAGGGCGAAGCAGTCGTGCAAGAAAGGTCGGGCCCCACATGA